One genomic segment of Chitinophaga parva includes these proteins:
- a CDS encoding SusC/RagA family TonB-linked outer membrane protein gives MCLLFGLFVVPAQAQRKTGKLKGIVTSEAGKYLPGINVDVRNGNGHVVVSTASDSLGIFEVNNLYQDSLYTLDFTALGYKPNEMRNVLIKAGGSSVLVQMIARDTATGLNAVVVVGYGKQRKITLTGAQSTVNAEELKYPVANLSTMLAGRVSGLVGVQRSGLPGSNAADIWIRGISTFGTGNDSHPLIIVDGVKGRSLDDLVAEDIASFTILKDASATAVYGAEGANGVIIITTKRGKPGKRTLMANYMEGVTSFTKLPKMADASTYMKLRNEAMAASSLQPAYSQDYIDSTLAPGADHNVYPNVDWMKSILNKIAHNRTLNISATGGSENTQYYTSVSYYEESSLLKSDGLQNYDAATKYKRYNFVSNVDMNWTKTTTFHLGLNGFVAEFNQPGSGATSAFTDAMRANPVMYPKMYPGNLVSGIAEGTTPSPNPYADITQSGYQNSFESRISSTVGLDQDLGFITKGLSVNGLFAFDVDNTNTQKRLQSRSIYYLNQGIPYKDDGSLNLQQVLLRSDALVYSQANDQSRNFSLQGQLGYVRSFGLHNVSGTIVYNQRSIPDPTATTYTDAIPVRTQNYAGRVTYSYDDRYLAEFDGGFTGSQVFSPENRYGFFPSFSGGWVLSREAFFQPLTQVLNFFKVRYSNGYSGAIGGTRFDYLTTITTGANGITFGTPSNNSGSSYTSAINISHYGANVRWAKSHDQDVGLELKTLNNKLSLTVDWFSKYRTGVFLTRANFPGFAGLQYNPDGNYGVTINKGIDGTLELAPMEIARKLNFSMRATFSYNKDKLLENGAAPYEAPYLDPRGQNINASQGYIAEGIFQSKAAIDNHADQSGIGGTPRIGDLQYRDLNGDGVVNAYDQTTINTGDVPRITVGMGFNFNYSNFYLSAFFQALQGARRMLSGIARSPFAGGVDNNLLANAEDRWTEDNHATHPFYPRLGYGASPNANNNVNSTWWVKDISVVRFKTLDMGYNLPKGKVFKKLGVQDARFYFTAINLFYWSPFKLWDPELNTGTGDSYPNTRNFSIGFQAHF, from the coding sequence ATGTGTTTGCTGTTTGGCTTATTCGTTGTGCCGGCGCAGGCCCAGCGGAAAACGGGCAAGCTTAAAGGGATCGTGACCAGTGAAGCTGGTAAATACCTCCCCGGTATAAACGTGGATGTACGGAATGGCAACGGCCATGTGGTAGTGTCCACGGCGTCCGACAGCCTGGGTATTTTCGAGGTGAATAACCTGTACCAGGATTCTTTGTACACCCTGGATTTTACAGCGTTGGGTTACAAACCCAATGAAATGAGGAATGTGCTGATCAAAGCCGGCGGGTCTTCTGTATTGGTACAGATGATCGCCCGGGATACCGCTACAGGCCTGAACGCCGTAGTGGTGGTGGGTTATGGCAAGCAAAGGAAAATAACCCTTACCGGCGCGCAGTCCACTGTCAATGCGGAAGAACTGAAATACCCGGTGGCTAACCTCAGTACCATGCTGGCCGGGCGTGTGTCCGGGTTGGTAGGCGTACAGCGTTCCGGCCTGCCGGGCAGCAATGCCGCTGATATCTGGATCCGTGGTATTTCCACGTTTGGTACCGGTAACGACTCCCATCCACTGATCATTGTAGACGGGGTGAAGGGCCGCAGCCTGGATGATCTTGTGGCAGAGGACATCGCGTCTTTTACCATCCTGAAAGACGCATCTGCCACCGCGGTGTATGGTGCGGAAGGTGCCAACGGTGTTATCATCATCACTACCAAAAGGGGAAAGCCGGGCAAGCGAACGCTGATGGCCAATTACATGGAAGGGGTCACCTCCTTTACCAAGTTGCCCAAGATGGCGGATGCAAGTACGTATATGAAACTGAGAAACGAAGCGATGGCCGCTTCCAGCCTGCAACCGGCCTATTCACAGGATTACATAGACAGTACACTTGCTCCGGGTGCTGATCACAACGTGTACCCGAACGTAGACTGGATGAAATCCATCCTGAACAAGATTGCCCACAACCGCACGCTTAACATCAGTGCTACGGGTGGCTCGGAAAATACACAATACTATACGTCTGTTTCCTACTACGAGGAATCATCGTTGCTGAAATCAGACGGCCTGCAGAATTATGATGCAGCCACCAAGTATAAGCGCTATAATTTTGTTTCGAACGTGGATATGAACTGGACCAAGACCACCACATTCCACCTGGGCCTTAATGGGTTTGTGGCTGAATTTAACCAGCCGGGCAGTGGCGCTACTTCTGCTTTTACAGACGCCATGCGGGCCAATCCTGTAATGTATCCCAAGATGTACCCGGGTAACCTGGTATCGGGCATTGCAGAGGGGACCACACCCTCACCCAACCCATATGCGGATATTACACAAAGCGGCTACCAGAACAGTTTTGAATCCAGGATCTCCAGCACGGTAGGGCTGGACCAGGACCTGGGGTTTATTACAAAAGGGTTGTCTGTCAATGGCCTCTTTGCTTTTGACGTGGACAACACCAATACACAAAAACGGCTGCAGTCGCGCAGCATTTATTACCTCAACCAGGGCATACCTTACAAGGATGATGGCTCGTTGAACCTGCAGCAGGTATTGCTGCGCTCTGACGCATTGGTGTATTCACAGGCGAACGACCAGTCCCGCAATTTCAGCCTGCAAGGGCAATTGGGGTACGTGCGTTCTTTTGGCTTGCATAATGTAAGCGGTACTATCGTTTATAACCAGCGCAGCATCCCCGACCCCACGGCTACTACCTACACCGATGCGATCCCCGTGCGCACCCAGAACTACGCGGGCAGGGTTACCTATTCTTATGACGACCGGTACCTGGCGGAATTTGACGGCGGCTTTACCGGGTCACAGGTGTTTTCACCGGAGAACCGGTACGGGTTTTTCCCTTCCTTCAGCGGTGGCTGGGTGCTGTCGCGGGAAGCCTTCTTCCAGCCTTTAACGCAGGTGCTTAATTTCTTCAAGGTCCGCTATTCCAACGGCTATTCCGGCGCTATTGGCGGTACCCGCTTTGACTACCTCACCACCATCACCACCGGCGCCAATGGGATAACGTTTGGTACGCCGAGCAACAACAGCGGCTCCAGTTATACCAGCGCTATCAACATCAGCCACTATGGCGCTAATGTAAGATGGGCCAAATCGCACGACCAGGATGTGGGCCTTGAACTGAAGACCCTGAACAATAAATTGTCATTGACGGTGGACTGGTTCAGCAAATACAGGACCGGCGTATTCCTTACCAGGGCTAATTTCCCGGGTTTTGCGGGCCTGCAGTACAATCCTGATGGCAACTATGGTGTAACGATCAACAAGGGCATTGACGGAACCTTGGAACTGGCGCCCATGGAGATTGCCCGTAAACTGAACTTTTCCATGAGAGCCACCTTTTCTTACAACAAGGATAAGCTGCTGGAAAACGGCGCTGCTCCCTACGAAGCGCCTTACCTGGATCCGAGGGGCCAGAACATCAATGCCAGCCAGGGTTATATTGCAGAAGGCATCTTCCAGTCGAAGGCAGCAATTGATAACCATGCCGATCAATCCGGCATAGGCGGCACGCCCCGCATCGGCGACCTGCAATACCGCGACCTGAATGGCGATGGCGTGGTGAATGCCTATGACCAGACAACGATCAATACAGGAGATGTGCCCAGGATCACCGTGGGCATGGGTTTTAACTTTAACTATTCCAACTTTTACCTGAGCGCCTTTTTCCAGGCCCTCCAGGGCGCCAGGCGCATGCTGTCCGGCATTGCCCGCTCGCCCTTTGCCGGTGGGGTAGACAACAACCTGCTTGCCAACGCGGAAGACCGCTGGACGGAAGATAACCATGCTACACACCCATTTTACCCACGGCTGGGTTATGGCGCTTCACCGAATGCCAATAACAACGTGAACAGCACCTGGTGGGTAAAGGATATTTCCGTGGTGCGCTTTAAAACACTGGACATGGGTTACAATCTTCCCAAGGGCAAGGTATTTAAAAAATTAGGCGTCCAGGATGCGCGCTTTTATTTCACCGCGATCAACCTGTTTTATTGGAGCCCTTTCAAACTCTGGGACCCTGAGCTGAATACCGGTACCGGCGACAGCTATCCTAACACCAGAAATTTCTCCATCGGTTTCCAGGCACACTTCTAA